AGGCACTGATACTGTCTCTTTGAGACAcacacagaaagaaagaaaacagatgCTAATTGGCTGTAGATGCTAATTTAAGGTGTTTAAAGTGGTCGCAACAGGTATGTGGTTGATGTTTTGGGGAAGAGGGAAGGAGATTCTTACCCAAGATTTGACGGTACATGGCCCCATTCACCGTCCCATTGATGCGGTGCAGTTGTCCTGTCCCTTTagcagaaaaacacccccaAAACAGGGGGGGCTATATTCCTCCAGCCGTAGGGGCCGGGCCGAAATGCTGCTGAGCAGCGCTGTAGAATTTAATTGCCACATAAGAACCATGTAGACTCAATAGCCAACCAATGTCATTATCCGTTTAAACACAAAATCAAGCAAGTGTGTTAAAACATCTGTgccggttaaaaaaaaaaaaaaattacacaaatgctaatgctttcttttttaatataaacaaacaaagatttttaatataaacaaagttaattatctatctatctatctatctatctatcccgattgaatatatttaaaatgtaatttatttctgcactggcatattttcagcatcattatacAGCAAtctgataaacatgatataaataGTACCTAGTATTTTATTACCTTAgtattttaagtacatttatttgatgaatagaaaacacaaaataacaacatggtaaataaacactgttcatTTGAATGGTCTATtcttcataaataataattaaatatatatatatatatatatatatacacacacacacacacacacacacacacaccttaacaaaaagtgtgaataatatgtaatacgAAGTATACTTCTGGTGATCGCTTCATTATTTGTTATAGTTACAGTAAAACCATTTGAATTACACTATGATGAAAAACAACGATGTTTAAGTGAACTCAGGGAGctatggcgggtcagggagccacggcggagcatacagtccgggatgccatggcgggtcagggagctcagggagccacAGCGGAGCATACAGTCCAGAATGCCATGGCCGAGTACACAGTTCAGATGGCCATGGcggggtcagggagctcggggagccatggccgagtacacAGTCCAGACGGCCAAGGAGGATCGGGGGGGGTAGTTTTCTTGGGGGAAATTAGGGTATTATCAGCCCGGGAGAGTACAGGAGGGCCGGGCTTAGGAGGCGCTGGCACAGGAGGGCGCTTGGGAGGCAcaggctcaggagggcgctctGGCGGCACGGGCTCTGGAGGGCACTCTGGGTCTGGACGGGACCAGAGGAGATGTGGGagggctggacgggaccagcggagacgaAGTAGAGAGTAATCCATATGGGTTCATTGCGTCCTTATGGCATATGTGGCTTGCCATATTAGTAGCCGTTAGTCCAGAGTGCAGGGCGGCTGCAGGCTGACTTGAACGCAGAGCGGCTTCCAGCCGATTAGAGCGCGGGCAGCAGAAGGCCAACTCAAGCACGGGGCCGCGGGTTCTGGGCTGAGGGGAGGAGCTCTGGAGAACTGGCATGAGCAAGGGAGGACTGAAGGGGGGGGGCTCATTGGAGCAGCAGGTGGAGGACGCTGGCTGGTGACGAGCTGGAGCATCTGCGTGTTTTCGGATGGGGGGAAGATTAGGATCTTCCACATCGACATAGGAGTCAGAATGACAAAGAGCAAGGATATAGTTGATGAATTCCGCTACGGGTCTGCGGCAATTGTCAGGAGTTACAGAACAAAACAACCAGTCATCTTTTAGCCCCATCTCTCCAACTCACCAGATGTAAAACGCTCAAGAATTCCTCCACGTACTGCTCCAACGGCCTCTCCGCCTGTTGAATGTTCATCAGGAAatcctcagcccagaacatATCGTTTGTTGGTCGGGTCTTCTGTCACGTGCGTCGTGTGCAGAAATGAGGAGTAGGGATGAGGAAATCAGGAACATGcactttaataatataatcCATTCACAGGAACAGGAACGAACAGGAACGAACAGGAACGAACAGGAACGAAGATCACACAAAAAGACTTCAAGacccaacaaacaaacaaggaaCTGAACCAAAAAAGACTTAAacccaacaaacaaacaaggctAATAATGAGACGAGGACAGGTGTgaatgattaaacaatgacgtcataatagaaaacggaacaggaaagaccaaataagggcatacatgggaaaaaacaatgaaacagtCCACGGGGTGTGACAGTCACGGACTTTGTGCCCTCAGACACGGCGTGTTTGGCCAGCTCACCGGGCAGCAGCAGACACACGGTGGTCTGGATTTCTCTAGATGGTGATGGTGGCGCGCTTTTTGTAGTGAGCAAAAAGATGTCGTTGATGAAAGAATTCATGATTCTCATCCCCTTAGAGGAGATACCGATATCAGGATGAACCTGCTTTTAGAAATGGGTGGCTAGACAGACACATCCACCAATCACAggcttttaaatatgttaatacttCCCATCGCCTCTTCCACACACATCTTTTCTCTGACTTTCCCGCTCAAAATGTCTGATAATCGCAAtcatgaaagagaaaaaaaaaaacaaacaaaaaaaaaaaactacctaAACAACTAAACAACTCACAAATCGTCATGAAATGTACCCTTTCTtggaaaatgtgtaaaaatgtatgtttcacCAAATTAtacaacaaattattaaaatggtttGTTTTAGCTTTCTAATGTACAAATCACAGGTGATAAAAGGCAACATGATGAACCAATGAACCAAAGTTTAtcacaaatataaatacaaatataattgtATGATTGTGTGGCTTGTGCAGTGCCATAAAAAATACCATGAaggtaagaaaaaataaactaaaataattgaataaacagtattttaacAACATAGCATGTAACATAAAACCTAATGTATGTCAGTAATCTTAGAAAACAGGACAAATTTGAATGTAACACAAATTCAATTTATGGTTTTCGCTGTAAAAGacgttttcaaaaaaatgtagcctacattaaAGTTAGatttacagtaatattttactgtacaaCAAAAAATGTCCCATTAGGTCCATaacagttgttttgttttgttttgtttgtttgtttgtttcactcACTGTACATAACTTTTTGTTTACCAAATAACAGGTTTAATGTCTCAATTTAAGGATTTGTCACTgtttaaaagtctttttaaaagtctgagaccaaatgtaaaaatgttgttttacatgttCTAATTCCACatcaaattttgtattttttggcaTACTGGAAGAAAGGAAATCTGAACTTTAATATCATACCATGTTCCTGGAAATGTCccatagtttgtttgtttgtttatttatttatttacttacttgtttgtttgtttgttcagctTCATTGTTTACAAAacagttacgtaatcagattttaaaaaaaatgagtacttgtaaataaagtaaattacattttaaaatactcataatcagCATTTTATTCTGTGAATGATTTACGAACGTTAAGTAGCAGCCTATAGTGAGGTACTTTTTTTTGCCTCAACAATCGCTTTATcgttaaataaaagttgtgtgtGCACGTGCAACGTTTTATTTATACACAGTAACGTTACACATGTCCCTTTTTTTAACGCTTCATGAAACCAGGCATAGGTTAGACATACGGGGTGAATTCAGTTACTGTCTGCATACTGCACggctttgtaatgttttgtcagaATTATGTCATTTCGTACTAAAATTGATCTTTCAAGGGCATATTTTTTCAAGTCAATGTCTGCGACGTGCCAAATCCAACGATATATCcgtcatttttatgttgtgcatttcgcgctctttttttcctcaggtagCTGCATTAGCTCCGCTATGCACCTTACTTTAATAACTCTCGTGGTGTATaagcagtggtgtagtgcagagTATACGCAGGTATACGGCTTATGTCCACTTCTTTATCAGTTGGCTTTGCTtgtacccacttctaaatcccctctgttACGCATcgagtagtgtcctgcattatcCAAAATCGTGACAGTCTACCACATGAatagtaaaaacagttttgtgaaaTTCTGATTTTCTAAATCTGAAATTTCATTCTAGATATGTGAAGTTCTTGCTGGTGAAGACTGACAGCTTTGTAATAGAGAAGACCCTGGTTAAAACCTTTGAAGGtaagttccccttcaggaactcgagccgcgtcaaaacgctaggggaacgccttcagcgtgaccgtgctctgaatcacatgtgtaatcagtccaatgaaAGAGCGTCAtcggcgggtgacgtcaccaaccaggaagctataaataCACGTGCGTTAGAaaccggcgtcagcttctgtctttcaccagcactctgtgtctgtgtgtttgtgctcgTTTTGGTTGCCAGTTTGCACCACTTTTATTTCTCAGAGCACAATGTCTAAAAAGAGCTCTAAAACCAAGCATTTAGACAAACCATGTTTTAGagcgtgtgttcctccctgccTTCGCTACATCacgagcggggatacacacgcTCTATGCGTGGTTTGTCTGGGAGCGGAGCATGCGGCATCGGCTTTCAAGAAAGCCGATTGCCCGCATTGCGATCTTCTTCCGATGCGCACactccgctcccggaaggctctctttgAGGAGGGAGCCTTCAAAAGCGTTCCTCGCGGGTCTGGTcccgcttccgccgaggcggagcGGGCACTGCACTCGTGGGGATCGCAGTTGGATCTGTTGGAGGGTATGGAGACGGGTGTCCCCCTATCTTCTGCCTCACCCAGCAGATCCGCAGCCCGTTCCGCGGGATCGGAAGCCCGCACTGCGGTTTCTTCCCCCCGGGGAGAACGGGCTCGACGGTCCGACTCTCATCCTCCGAGGGGGGTGAGGTCGAGATCGTCGAAGAAACACCTCAGTCTGTGCAATATGAGGAGCTGCTGGAGATTGTGACTCGTGCGGTAGAAAAGCTGAAAATAGATTGGCCCGCCGAGTCACAGGCCGAGCCTCAGAGAAGTCGATTGGTTGAGAGATTTCTGCAGTCTCGGCCACCTTCAGCCCGCCGGAGCCTTCCTTTTTTTCCCGATCTCCACACCGAGGTGTCGAGATCGTGGAATTCCCCCGTTTTCGGCCCGCTTGTTCATCCCCGCTTCCTATAACTATGGCAGCGTTGCGGGGCTGGATGAGCGCGGCTATAGAGCGATGCCACGGGTGGAACAGACACTCGCCAGCTATCTGTCCCCCGGTTCGGCATCGTCTCTCAAGGCTCCGGCATTGCCGACCAAACCGTTGCGAGTCACCTCAGCGTTGGTCGGCAAGGGGTACACGGCGGCAGGTCAGGCTGGTGCGTGTCTGCACACGATGTCCGTGTTGCAGGCataccaggctgacctgctgAAAGAGCTGGATGAGGGAGAAGAGATCAAAGACGCTGATATCGCGGAGGTTAGGAGGACCGCTGATCTTGCTCTCTGCGCCACTAAGGAGACCGCTCGTGCTATTGGGCAGTCTATGGCTGCCCTAGTGGCCGCGGAGAGGCACCTttggttgaccctgtccgatatgaaagaaaaggacagggtcttccttcTGGACGCCCCGCTTTCGCCTTCTGGCCTGTTCGGCGACTCCGTTAACTCGGTCGTCGACAGGTACCAGGAGGCTCGCAAGCAAGCGGCGGCGTTCCAACGGTTCCTCCCCCTCCGCCATCCAGCTCACGAGGCTGCTAGGTGGGAGCAGCCTCGGCCGTCTACCAGCTCCTCATATAGAGACGCACAGAAACAGAGTGTGGCCACTCGCACTCCGCCCCATCGAGAGCGAGTGGTCGTACGCTCTAAGTCGGGGACTTCTAAGGCGAGGCCCGACCTGAGGGTCGTGCTGCAGTCTAGGAAGTCCTCGACTAAGCGGTCCTGACAATTCAGGACCGCTGAGGGCAGCCCCAGGGGGGGAAAGGCGGGGTGCACCGCATTCTTCGGTGTCCGCCTCCCCCCTGTGCCCTCAGGAGACCGTTCTGCTAACCCTGCCGGTGCTTCAGGGCGCAGCGGCCTCCAGCGAGCATACACCTCGGTTTCTCCCACCCGGCAACGTAGCGGGGCCGGGGAGCTCGCCACCCCCGAGGGGGTCTCGGGGGCCGCTAGTTCAGGTGCTTCCTGCCGGGGAACCGTTACAGGACACCGTTCTAGTGGCTCAACAAACACCAGAGACCAGTCTCTCgagactggttcccttagtagatcatttggcagcgtggaaactactgcccaaTGTGTCTGCTTGGGTCCTGCGTACTGTAGAAAGAGGGTATCGAATACAGTTCGGCGCTCCTCCGCCGCCATTTGTCGGGGTCTCCCCCACCttggtgggccccgagcagggtctggtaatggaacaagaagtagtttctcttctgaggaaggaggccatcgaggtggtccctcctcacgacagggagtccgggttctacagccggtatttcattgttccgaagaaggatgggggcctgcgtcccattttagatcttCGTGTTCTGAACCGCTCAGTCATGAAGCTGAAGTTCAGAATGCTTACTCTCAAGCAAGtagtgtcacaaatcaggtccgaggactggtttgtgacgatagaTCTGAAAGACGCGTACTtccatgtctccatccttcctcaacacaggaagttcctgaggtttgctttcaggggcgaagcataCCAATATCGGTTTCTTCCGTTCagcctagcactctccccctGCACTTTTAccaagtgtgtggatgcagctctggctccgttgcgactccagggcatccgcatactaAACTATATCGACGACTGGTTAATTCTAGCACAGTCGGAACAGTTAGCGGCTCAGCATCAAGATGTTGTGCTCGCTCACATGAAAGAGTTGGGGctgagactgaacgccaagaaaagtgtgttgtctccattacagagaaccacttatctaggtgtggtatgggattcgaccacgatgcaggcacggtTGTCTCCTGCTCGGATAGAGTCGATCCTCGCTGCAGTCAGGAGAGTCAAAgtaggccggtcactcactgtcaagcagtttcaacaactgctgggtctgatggcagctgcgtccaacgtgataccttttggcctgctgtacatgagacccctacagtggtggctcaaaacCAGGGGGTTCTCCCCAAGGGGAAACCCGcttcgcatgatcaaggtcacgcggcgatgcctacgtgccttggacatgtggaggaaTCCCTGGTTCCTGTCTCATggcccggtgctgggagctccttgtcgccgcgtaacgctagcaacagatgcttccctcaccggttggggtgcGGTCATGAGTAGCCACAccgcccgcggtctgtggagaGGTCACCAACTCACTtggcacataaattgcctggagatgctggccgtgttccAAGCGCTGAAGcactttctcccggacctaaGAGACCGTCATGTGTTGGtccgcaccgacaacacagcggtggtctcttacatcaaccaccagggaggcctgcgttcgcgccccttgtacaagctggcgcaccagatccttgtgtggtcccggggcaaactcctctcgctgagagcagttTACTTGCCGGGGTATCTCaatgtgggagcagacatcctgtcgagacaggggccgaggcccggggaatggatgcttcaccccgaggtggtgaagcagatttggagagtgtTTGGTCCAGCCCAAGTGGACCTTTTTGCCACGAGGAAGAACacgcaatgtcccctctggtactCTCTAGCTCATCCAGCTCCCTCGTCCGGGTTATATCCCTAAAGTCCCCTCCTCAGCACCACGGCCGGTCGTACTtcaggccttttgtcctcctcccttccGGGAGCCCGACCAGCAGAAGCTAaactgtatgtgtccagttCGAGCGCTGGACACGTACGTCCACAGAGCAGCCATGTGGAGAAAATCTGATCAGCTTTTCGTTTGCTATGGTCCGGCTAAGCGAGGCTTTCCGGCCACCAAACAAACTTTAAGTCGTTGGATTGTGGATGCTATCTCtactgcatatgagtcctctgGTCTCCCTACTCCTTTAGGGGTCAAGGCTCACTCAACCCGGAGTGTTTCGGCCTCCAAGGCTTTCCTCGAAGGTGTCCCTATTCaggacatctgtaatgctgcgggatggtccacgcccctTACTTTTGTCAGGTTTTATGACCTAGACTTACGAGTCTCTCCTGGCTCTTCCGTCCTTTGTCCTAGCTCTTCCTAGGCAGGGACTTAGCTTCTGGCGgagtgggcatctcgttcctctagcgtttcgacgcggctcgagttcctgaaggggaacgtctcaggttacgtatgtaaccctggttccccgagggaacgagacgccgcgtctcgAGGCCCTCACCCTGCATCCCTGCGAGCGCTGCTTCTCTCCTGAAGCTGACGCCGGTTTCTAACGCACGTGtatttatagcttcctggttggtgacgtcacccgccgatgacgtctcgctctttcattggactgattacacatgtgattcagagcacggtcacgctgaaggcgttcccctagcgtttcgacgcggcgtctcgttccctcggggaaccagggttacatacgctACCTGAGACGTTATATCATTAAATAACATTCAATAACCATTAGAAtttgatattttcattaaaataaccataGTTACAGGTACagcaataaaatcaaataatcaaTCTAAATAACTTCAGGTAAGGTATTTCTTATAATATGTCAATCTATAGAAACAAAATTCAACTGTATTTGACTCATCAACTGGTAAATACAATGGTACAGTAACACTTaattagttgcttattagtttgtgtattgGCTGTTAATTAGTACTTCTAAAGCACATACTgttgccttattctgcatgagcatattctacatccctgaaTCCCACCCCATACCTAAGCTTAACCTGCAGTAGTTGAATAGGGTCGGGGATTCATTTGCATTAAtaccattataatttttattataatttcattatttaaaggaatgaaaaaaaaaaaaaaaaatcatatgaaagtgtttcaatgtgttgttttgattgTGAGATAAGTTTCACAGTTTGCACTGTGTTATTCTCATGGTTTAGATGCTAAAGGGAAGAGTGCTTTCAAAGTCCTGCCCATTCTGGAGGAAAGGTCCACAGAACCACAACCACAGAATTCTGGAAGCCTACATTTTTGGAAATGCAAACTGATATTTcccactgacacactacagcaaaaagaaaaaaaaaaaaaaaaaatatatatatatatatatatatatatatataaatcactgacttaaaaccattttttagctggtgaaatactagtgttccaatcattttggccaccactgtatgaagtgttcagatgtaaaagactaaaaatgtgcagtttgaaattttcttctaaaataagcatttttttcaggactAAGTGTCTTCAAGATTAAGTGTCGTATAATTAACAGGTGGGGACCAGCGTGGTGGATTTGTGCCTTGGGGACGAGACGACGACATCCCAGACCTTCGCCATTGTTACGGGCCGTGCCACTGAAGTGGACTCGTTGCCTGGGAATTTCTCCAGCTTGCGGTATATTATATTGATGGACATAAGTCTTCATGTGTGAATTTTTTAAGGccaacagtttttttctggccacttgtaacatgttttaaattgtcatatgtattgtctggtggacactttgtttggcttagttttaatagcacaatgtttggaatgattctcatgtggtaataattaatttttgagtgtTCTGCTGGTGCAATTTTGACAAAGAATCATAATCTATAGTGCCTAGTTTACAcagatttgtgttttaaagcaaCTGATCTACTAATATTGTTGTTTCATGTGTATGTAATGGTTGGATAAAATGTGTGACAGCTGCAcccatttgaaaattgttttaaaaagaaataaatctcATTAAATTGATGTTTACGGTTGCATGTTTAggttatgtttaacccagcaGCACAGTTAACCCGACCCACTGGTTCGGTCaaataaacaacccagcatttgggtcaaaacaacccaacgcgtGTTCTGTCCCATAGTTACCCAGCAGCTTGGTTAAGGTTGGcttattttttaacccagcactttttagagtgtgatatttaaaaatattattattattattattattattaggatttaaaaataaatattttaataataaagtatcACATATGCATGTTTACAGTTCAGGTAAACATAAAATAGTTCATCTTTTTTAGTAAGTGTATTATCTTGATTgctctttaaaattatttgttttcattttacatgttgtaatttaattacttattagccttttattaaatttaaaccccctgcagttcctttacaaaccccagtttgggaaaccttaatgtaatataatgtttaaagcaCTTCATGCtgttaattacaataaaaaggaatattttcccactctttgtatttttgcatCATTATGGTAGAAGATTATTCTGTTTAACTCAATATGATAAACAAGTTGCGGAAGTAttctaaaagtaatctgattattaCTTAAGGGTGTAATTGTGGTTTGAGAAATGGGAGAGGGGCACACAATGGGGGAAAATATTTTCGATTTGAATCTCATTTCctgcatttacattacattaacatCCAAATGGATTATAGGCAACATCGGTCTTGGAGTGCCAGTGCCCTGCAGTGTTTAGctacaaccctaatcaaacacacctgatgcAGCTATTCAGGCTCTTCAAGATTGCTTGAAATCAGACAGGTCAGCTGAAGCAGGTTGGAAATAAACTTTGCAAGAAAGTGGGTGCCCAGGCGCAGGGCTGAAAACCTCTGATTTATGAAACTGTTGATCAAGTCCTACTGCACTGTAGGACATGTTCTAACAAACGTTAGAAGTTGAAGTACTGAAgatgaaaataatgttaaaatgtttaataaataaacagagtTGCTCtgtcatattatttaaaatgtaatgatttttagaaatttaaacAGTGGTGACAACATTTCACTTGTTACAAACATGAGgagttttaattttactttcactGAAGTCAGTTTCTTCCTACCTGCGCAGAAGCATTTTATTGTTAATGCAATATGAATCAACAGTTTGCATTTGGAATTACTGCATCTGTAATATTCACTTGCAGTAAAAggcacatacacacatatacagtgggtatggaaagtattcagacctccttaaatttttcactctttattacattgcagccatttgctaaaatcatttaagttcatttttttcctcattaatgtacacccAGCACCCAAAGAGTGAaacatttaagggggtctgaatactttccgtacccactgtatatatatatatatatacacacacacacacacacacacacacacacacacacacacacacacacacacacacacatacatacatgaaatttgaatttgaaactAACcgaataataattcaaaatgctCTTATAGAAAAAGTGAGTGGCTCTAAAAAGAGCCTTTGTAGGGTTTCATACAACCTTATAAGTGCAAATCATTTATTTGGTTTTGGCGGGCTTGTCGGTCTTCTTGGGCAGCAGCACAGCCTGGATGTTGGGCAGCACACCGCCCTGAGCGATGGTCACTCCGCCCAGGAGTTTGTTCAGCTCCTCGTCGTTGCGCACCGCCAGCTGCAGGTGACGGGGGATGATACGGGTCTTCTTGTTGTCCCGAGCGGCGTTTCCAGCCAACTCCAAGATCTCAGCAGTCAGATACTCGAGCACAGCGGCCAAATAAACGGGAGCACCAGCACCAACTCGCTCGGCATAGTTGCCTTTGCGGAGAAGCCTGTGAACACGGCCGACGGGAAACTGCAGTCCTGCCCTGGATGAGCGAGTCTTAGCCTTCGCTCTGGTTTTGCCTCCGGTTTTGCCTCGTCCACTCATTACTGAATCGTTGTAGTTATTATTTCTGGTCAATATCGAAATTATAACGCTGTTGCTTGATGAACACTTTTTAAGAGAGAGTGCTTCTCCGCTATTGGTTAGAGTCTGTCACGGTGGTAAACCAATCACTGCGCGTCCCTCCAAAAACTCCAAACCCCTCCCCTGCCAGCCTCTTAATTTCAATCTGCTACTGATAAGTGCATGGAAGATGtaagttattttcaaaacaaacctgtcatttttattggtCTACTTATGTGTTTTAGCTATTGTATTTAGAATGTGAACACATAAGCATCTATgcattactatatatatatatatatatatatatatatatatatatatatatatatatatacacatatatatgtgtatatatataattattcattattttattcattcctTAAACTATTTTACACTTTGCTTCCTGAAGTGCTTTTTAATTGTAGCAGGGGAGAGGGACACAATTTGGCTTATGTATACGAGAagtatatgtataataataataatagcattaatattttaatctggTTCATTTGGTAAGTATAatcaatgtttttatgtttaaaaatcagtttataatggttttatattgtaataatttgtcAGTGTAATACACCATTAGTTCAAGATTTTACTACGTTTTCAGATAATTATTACACTACAACAATTTCTAAGATAATACTTAATACATTATGTGCAGTTATTACATTTGCTACACACGTTCATGTGAGAAGAGAGGCGGGTTTCACATTGAAGTACGCATTCttatcgaaaaaaaaaaaacaattaggaAATGATTATACAGGAGGACAGCTGATGTTTCTGGGACAGTAAGTTAGATACagaaagtgtatttttatttaaagtgctAAAAGCACCCACCAACATCAAAACATTGAAAGCTCTTTGAATGAAAACATGGGTGGCTCTTAAAAGAGCCGTTGGGGTAGTTGAGATCAGTTCACGCCTCACTTAGAGCTGGTGTACTTGGTCACGGCCTTTGTGCCCTCAGACACGGCGTGTTTGGCCAGCTCACCGGGCAGCAGCAGACGCACGGCGGTCTGGATCTCTCTGGATGTGATGGTGGAGCGCTTGTTGTAGTGAGCGAGACGAGACGATTCACCGGCGATGCGCTCGAAGATGTCGTTGACGAAAGAATTCATGATCCCCATCGCCTTAGAAGAGATGCCAGTATCAGGATGAACCTGCTTCAGCACTTTGTAGACGTAGATAGCATAGCTCTCCTTCCTGGACCTCTTGCGCTTCTTTCCTCCTTTGCCGGCGGTCTTGGTGACGGCCTTCTTTGAGCCCTTCTTGGGTGCAGACTTCGCTGGTTCAGGCATGTTAGATCGTGATGAACAACACAATATAACGTCTTAGACGTATGTACCGGGTATTTATTGAAAGCTCATGCTAATTTCAGAGGGCTGGGTCATCGATATCAGATTGCGTGGTTCGCGCTATGTATGACAAAAGCCTGTTTCATTGGTCAAAACA
This Labeo rohita strain BAU-BD-2019 unplaced genomic scaffold, IGBB_LRoh.1.0 scaffold_1297, whole genome shotgun sequence DNA region includes the following protein-coding sequences:
- the LOC127157998 gene encoding histone H2A-like, which translates into the protein MSGRGKTGGKTRAKAKTRSSRAGLQFPVGRVHRLLRKGNYAERVGAGAPVYLAAVLEYLTAEILELAGNAARDNKKTRIIPRHLQLAVRNDEELNKLLGGVTIAQGGVLPNIQAVLLPKKTDKPAKTK
- the LOC127157999 gene encoding histone H2B, giving the protein MPEPAKSAPKKGSKKAVTKTAGKGGKKRKRSRKESYAIYVYKVLKQVHPDTGISSKAMGIMNSFVNDIFERIAGESSRLAHYNKRSTITSREIQTAVRLLLPGELAKHAVSEGTKAVTKYTSSK